The following is a genomic window from Flavobacterium sp..
CAGGATTGTGTAATAAGGCAGTTGCTAATCCTACACGTTGGCGATATCCTTTAGAAAGTTCGCCTATTTTCTTATGACTTTCAGGTGTTAATCCTGTTAAGGCTATTACTTCGTCAATTCTCGATTTAGAAACTTTGTGTAAATCGGCATTAAAAGCCAAATATTCTCTCACATATAAATCTAAATACAACGGATTGTGTTCTGGTAAATACCCAACTGACTTTTGTACTTCTTTTTGTGCAGAAATCACATCATGTTCGTTCACAACAGCAGTTCCACTATCTGCGGTTAAATAAGTGGTCAAAATTTTCATTAAAGTTGATTTTCCTGCACCATTTGGGCCTAAAAAACCTACGATTTCTCCTTTTTTTACAGAAAAACTAATGTTGTCTAACGCTTTTTGGTCTCCGTATTTTTTTGAAATATTTTGAACTTCTATTGACATATGATGTAAATTTTAGCAAAAGTAACTTTTTTTAAAAGAACTCAAATTTATTTAAAAAAGTATTTTTCGGGTTACATCTTCTAACTTTTTTAATCTAATTATTAGATTTTTTCATTTAAGTTACTCATGAAAAGAATAAATAGTAATTTTACAGTGAAATAAAGGTTATGGAAAATAAAATAGAATTACATACTTGGTTAGATGATTTTCAGTTGAACCATCCTTTAGTTATTGCAGGTCCTTGCAGTGCAGAAACGGAAGAACAAGTTTTAAAAATTGCCCACGAATTGAAAAATTCAGATGTTTCGATTTTTCGTGCCGGAATTTGGAAACCTCGCACACGTCCTGGCGGATTTGAAGGTGTGGGAGAAATCGGCTTGAAATGGTTGCAAAAAGCCAAAGCCGAAACCGGTTTGTTAATGGCAACGGAAGTAGCAACAGCTGCTCACGTAAGATTAGCATTGGAACACGATATAGATGTATTGTGGATTGGAGCCAGAACAACTGTAAATCCGTTTGCAGTTCAAGAAATTGCAGATGCTTTAGAAGGAACGGATAAAATCGTTTTATTAAAAAATCCTGTAAACCCCGATTTATCCTTATGGATTGGTGGTTTAGAGCGATTGTATAATGCGAACATTAAGAAATTAGGTGTAATTCACAGGGGATTTTCAACTTATGAAAAAACAAAATACCGTAATAATCCGGAGTGGCAAATAGCAATTGATTTACAAAATCGTTTTCCTGATTTACCTTTGATTTGCGATCCATCACACATTACTGGAAAGCGCGATATGATTCAAGAAGTGTCGCAGCAAGCTTTAGATTTGAATTACGATGGATTAATTATTGAAACCCATATTGATCCTGACAATGCATGGAGTGATGCTGCGCAACAAGTAACACCTGCTATATTGAAGCAAATGTTTATCAATTTAAAGGTTAGAAAAGTAACGGATGACGAAAGTGAATACAACCAAAAAATGGCAAAACTGCGCATGCAAATTGACGAGTTTGATGGAAAATTGTTAGAAATTTTAGGAAACAGAATGAAAGTTGCCAATAAAATTGGGTTACTTAAAAAAGAAAAAAACGTAGCTATATTGCAAAATAAGCGGTGGAATGAAATTTTAAGCAAAATGCTTTTAGAAGGTCAAGAAAAAGGATTGAGTAATGACTTTGTTATGTTATTGTTTAAAGCTATTCACCAAGAAAGTATTACACATCAAGAAAATGTGATTAACAAATAAAAAAATACGATTATTTTCGTTTATAGGTTTAAAAAATATTGTATTATTGTCGTAAAATTTAATTTTAAATAAAAACAAAAAAATGAAGAAATTCTTATTATTAGCTGTAGCTTTTTTAGGTTTTGCAGCAAATGCACAGGTTGACAAAATTTACAAACACAATGGTGAAGTTGTAGAAGGTAAAGTTATTAAATTAGAGGAATATACAATTATATTCAAATATGATGGAGAAGATGCTGAAAATACAATTGGTAAATATGCAATAGAGAAAATTGTTTATGGTAAAACAGGTAGAGTTGAAGAAGTTACCGAAAAAATTGTAGTTAAAGGTGAAGACGATTGGGAAAAAGTAGTTATTTTAGAAGATAAAGCTTATATCGCTGGATTAAAAAAAGAAGGAGAAGTTAGAGGGAAAACAGGATTAATCAATTATCATACTGGTAATACTGGAGATAAAAAAGCTGAAAAAAAATTAAAAATGGCAGCTGCTGCAATGGGTTGTCCTTTTATTTTGCAAACTGCTGACAAGTCTACAGTTGGAGCTAACTCTAATGGTTTAGGTGGTTCTCAAGCTATTAAAAAAGGTATTGCTTATAAATACTAATTTTAGTAATACAACATCAAAAGGCTGCTTAATCAAGTAGCCTTTTTTATTTATAGTTTTTAACAAGAAACACTATCTTTGTTGAAAATAATTATTAGTTATCCTGAGCTTGTCGAAGGGCTAACTTCTAACTTCTAACTTTGCATGACTGGAATCGTATATAAATCTACCGGAAGTTGGTACACCATTAAAACAGAAAGTGGTGCTTTTTTAGAGTGCCGTATAAAAGGTAAATTTAGAATGAAAGGTATTAAAAGTACCAATCCAATTGCGGTGGGAGATGTAGTAGATTACGATATCGAAAATACAACCGATGAAACTACGGGTGTAATTACGGCAATTCAAGACAGAAAAAATTACATTGTTAGAAAATCTGTGAATTTATCACATCAAATGCATATCATAGCATCAAATATTGATGTGGTTTTTTTATTGGTAACCATCAATAATCCACCAACAACAACAAGTTTTATTGACCGATTTTTAGTTACTGCAGAAGCTTACGGAATTGAAGCTGTAATTGTTTTCAATAAAATAGACACGTTTGATGACCCAACATTAGACGAACAGTTGTATTTACAACATGTGTATTCTTCAATTGGTTATAAATGTTTACGCGTTTCTGCTAAAGACGGAAAAGGAATTGATGAATTAATAGCTTTAATGAAAGATAAAGTTTCTATGTTTTCTGGGCATTCAGGTGTTGGGAAATCAACTTTGGTAAACACTTTGGAACCATCTTTGAATTTAAAAACAAAGCAAATTTCCGAATCTCATGCACAAGGAAAGCACACTACAACTTTTGCAGAAATGTTTGATTTATCTTTTGGGGCAAAAATTATTGATACGCCAGGTATTCGAGGTTTTGGGATTGTAGATATGGAAAAACAAGAAATTGGGGATTATTTTCCTGAGTTTTTCGCTATCAAAGACCAATGCAAATTCAATAATTGTTTGCATAAAGACGAACCACATTGCGCCATTAAAGCAGCTTTAGAAAACGACGAAATTTCATGGTCACGCTATAAAAGTTATACGCAAATATTGGAAGGCGACGAAGAGCAATATCGAGCAGATATTTATGATGCAGAACGAAGAGCCAGTGATGAAACAAGAAAATAATCCATTTTACGGATTTCCGTAATTTTTTTCTGATATTTTTTATATTTTTGATTTTTTATATTCTAAATGAAAGCAGTAATTCAACGAGTTTCATCGTCTTCAGTTACCATTAATGCAAAAATAGTAGCAGAGATTCAACACGGACTTTTAGTTTTAGTTGGGATTGAAGATGCCGATAATCAAGAAGATATTCATTGGTTGACTTCAAAAATAGCGAATCTAAGAATTTTCGAAGACCATAATAATGTCATGAACTTGTCGTTAAAAGATACTAATGACGATATGATTATTGTGAGTCAATTCACCTTGCATGCTGCCACCAAAAAAGGAAATCGACCTTCCTATATCAAAGCCGCAAAACCCGAAATAGCTATTCCACTATACGAATCTTTTATTACTCAAATGGAATTGGAATTGGGTAAAAAAGTGCAAACGGGTCAATTTGGTGCCGATATGAAAGTAGGTATAGTAAACGACGGTCCTGTTACGATTATAATTGACACAAAAAATAAAGAGTAAATGAAACAAAAGCTAATCAGATTTTTAATTTTATCACTTATAAACGCAGTGCTATATAGTGTTATAATTTATTTTATGGAAGTAAAGTTAGAAACTATTAGATTTGTAGTACAAGCATTGTTTTTTGGATTGTTTATGGGGTTTCTGCAAGTGTTTGGTATTCCTTTTTTAAATAGAAATAAAACAGATAAAAAATAATATGAACCTAAAAAATTCCCAACAAGAAGTTGATAATTGGATTAACGAACACGGTGTTCGTTACTTCAATGAATTAACCAATATGGCGCAACTAACCGAAGAAGTAGGTGAAGTAGCCCGAATTATAGCCCGTCGTTATGGTGAACAATCAGAAAAAGAGTCTGATAAAAACAAAGACTTAGGTGAAGAATTGGCCGATGTTGTTTTTGTGGTTTTGTGTTTAGCCAATCAAACAGGAGTAGATTTGCAAGCGGCATTTGATAAAAAGATGGATTTAAAAACCAAACGCGATCACGATAGACATCATAATAATGAAAAACTTAAGTAGTTCACAGTTTTCAGTTTCAGTTTTCAGTCATAATTAAAATATGAATTTACTTTTAAAAAACTCGAAACTCGAAACTCGAAACTCGAAACTTCAAATCACAGGTTCAAAATCTGAAACCAATAGATTGCTATTGTTGCAAGCTTTATATCCTAATCTGATTTTAGAAAATACTTCCAATTCTGATGATTCAGAAGTTATGTTTAAAGCATTACAAAACTCGCAACTTGCAACTCGCAACTCGCAACTTATTGACGTTCATCACGCGGGAACAGCAATGCGATTTTTAACTGCTTTTTTTGCTATCCAAGAAGGTAAAGACTTGTCCGACTTGGCGGAAGTTGTTTTAACAGGTTCTGGCCGAATGAAAGAACGCCCAATAAAAATTTTAGTTGATGCTTTAATTCAGTTAGGAGCAGAAATTACTTATGAAGAAAATGAAGGATTTCCACCGATTCGAATTAAAGGAAAAAAAATCACTCAAAATAAAGTATCGCTTCCAGCCAATGTAAGTAGTCAGTATATTTCGGCATTATTGTTAATTGCTCCCAAGCTCGAAAAAGGTTTAGAGCTTACTCTTGAAGGAGAAATAACATCAATCCCATACATTAAAATGACTTTGGCTTTACTAAATGAAATAGGTGTAGAAACTTCATTTGTTGGAAATAAAATTACGGTTTGTCATGCTGAACTCGTTTCAGCATCTCGATTAACAGTTGAGTCTGATTGGTCGTCTGCATCCTATTGGTATTCAATTGTTGCCTTATCTGAGATAGGTTATCAAGTTACACTTTCAAGTTATAAAAAAAACAGCTTACAGGGTGATTGTGCTTTGATTGAAATTTATAAGGATTTTGGAGTTGAAACTACTTTTAATAACGATAATTCAATCATAATTTCAAAAGAAAGAGTGCATAACTCTCAACTCTCAACTCTCAATTCGCAACTAAACAATTCCCCGGATATTGCTCAAACCATTGCAGTAACTTGTTTTGGATTAGGATTGGGTTGTGATTTATATGGTTTACATACGTTAAAAATTAAAGAAACCGACCGATTAGAAGCTTTAAAAACAGAACTAACTAAGTTGGGTGGAGTTGTTGTAGTAACGAATGAATCATTACATTTAAAGCCATCAACTCACATCAACGAAAATATAGCTATAAATACCTATCAAGACCACAGAATGGCGATGGCATTTGCACCTTTAGCTTTGAAAGTATCAATAAAAATTAATGAAGCGGAAGTGGTTTCAAAATCATATCCTGATTTTTGGGAAGATTTAAAGAAAATTGGGGTTTTGGTAAAATAGATTTAGAAAAAAGTCGGGATGACTGGATTCGAACCAGCGACCCCTAGCACCCCATGCTAGTACGCTACCAGGCTGCGCTACATCCCGAATAAAACAAAAATAGGTATTTATACTTTATTTTTAAAATAAAATAAACTACTTTTTACTTGACAACGCCTATTTCATAATCGTATATTTGCAGCTAATTAGTTTTTAGTAGAATAATCTTCTAAACGCTAATTTTTAAATTCTAAATTTTATTTATGAAATTATCTCATTTTCAATTCAATCTTCCAGAAGAACTACTAGCCGAGTTTCCTACTGAAAATCGTGACGAATCTCGCTTAATGGTAGTGAACAGAAAAACTGGCACAATCGAACACAAATTATTTAAAGACGTTATCGATTATTTTGATGATGGAGATGTAATGGTTTTAAATAATACAAAAGTTTTTCCAGCACGTTTATACGGAAATAAAGAAAAAACGGGTGCTAGAATCGAAGTTTTCTTATTAAGAGAATTAAATGCAGAACAACGTTTATGGGATGTTTTAGTAGATCCAGCACGTAAA
Proteins encoded in this region:
- a CDS encoding bifunctional 3-deoxy-7-phosphoheptulonate synthase/chorismate mutase type II, whose translation is MENKIELHTWLDDFQLNHPLVIAGPCSAETEEQVLKIAHELKNSDVSIFRAGIWKPRTRPGGFEGVGEIGLKWLQKAKAETGLLMATEVATAAHVRLALEHDIDVLWIGARTTVNPFAVQEIADALEGTDKIVLLKNPVNPDLSLWIGGLERLYNANIKKLGVIHRGFSTYEKTKYRNNPEWQIAIDLQNRFPDLPLICDPSHITGKRDMIQEVSQQALDLNYDGLIIETHIDPDNAWSDAAQQVTPAILKQMFINLKVRKVTDDESEYNQKMAKLRMQIDEFDGKLLEILGNRMKVANKIGLLKKEKNVAILQNKRWNEILSKMLLEGQEKGLSNDFVMLLFKAIHQESITHQENVINK
- the rsgA gene encoding ribosome small subunit-dependent GTPase A, coding for MTGIVYKSTGSWYTIKTESGAFLECRIKGKFRMKGIKSTNPIAVGDVVDYDIENTTDETTGVITAIQDRKNYIVRKSVNLSHQMHIIASNIDVVFLLVTINNPPTTTSFIDRFLVTAEAYGIEAVIVFNKIDTFDDPTLDEQLYLQHVYSSIGYKCLRVSAKDGKGIDELIALMKDKVSMFSGHSGVGKSTLVNTLEPSLNLKTKQISESHAQGKHTTTFAEMFDLSFGAKIIDTPGIRGFGIVDMEKQEIGDYFPEFFAIKDQCKFNNCLHKDEPHCAIKAALENDEISWSRYKSYTQILEGDEEQYRADIYDAERRASDETRK
- the dtd gene encoding D-aminoacyl-tRNA deacylase, producing MKAVIQRVSSSSVTINAKIVAEIQHGLLVLVGIEDADNQEDIHWLTSKIANLRIFEDHNNVMNLSLKDTNDDMIIVSQFTLHAATKKGNRPSYIKAAKPEIAIPLYESFITQMELELGKKVQTGQFGADMKVGIVNDGPVTIIIDTKNKE
- a CDS encoding nucleotide pyrophosphohydrolase; the encoded protein is MNLKNSQQEVDNWINEHGVRYFNELTNMAQLTEEVGEVARIIARRYGEQSEKESDKNKDLGEELADVVFVVLCLANQTGVDLQAAFDKKMDLKTKRDHDRHHNNEKLK
- a CDS encoding 3-phosphoshikimate 1-carboxyvinyltransferase; the encoded protein is MNLLLKNSKLETRNSKLQITGSKSETNRLLLLQALYPNLILENTSNSDDSEVMFKALQNSQLATRNSQLIDVHHAGTAMRFLTAFFAIQEGKDLSDLAEVVLTGSGRMKERPIKILVDALIQLGAEITYEENEGFPPIRIKGKKITQNKVSLPANVSSQYISALLLIAPKLEKGLELTLEGEITSIPYIKMTLALLNEIGVETSFVGNKITVCHAELVSASRLTVESDWSSASYWYSIVALSEIGYQVTLSSYKKNSLQGDCALIEIYKDFGVETTFNNDNSIIISKERVHNSQLSTLNSQLNNSPDIAQTIAVTCFGLGLGCDLYGLHTLKIKETDRLEALKTELTKLGGVVVVTNESLHLKPSTHINENIAINTYQDHRMAMAFAPLALKVSIKINEAEVVSKSYPDFWEDLKKIGVLVK